The Lycium barbarum isolate Lr01 chromosome 10, ASM1917538v2, whole genome shotgun sequence genome includes a region encoding these proteins:
- the LOC132614061 gene encoding mediator of RNA polymerase II transcription subunit 15a-like isoform X3 — protein MDGNNWGGPQQGQAGHVAGAPTGAPTGTMDSGEWRTQLLPDCRQRVVNKIMETLKRHLPVSGQEGVQELKKIAIRFEEKIYNAATSQQDYLRKISLKMLAMETKSQPNAANGGQSAPGPGSHSIQSQVNSQAQQLPVLANQNQTRQPLMQQNIQNNMASTGLQNSASLTPALPPVSNLTQGAMQNVRGQNPNLQTMPNVGQTSVGSAIGQGMPHNMIPNSQRQMQGRQQQVLSQQQQQQSQTTQQYLYQQQLQQMMKQKFQPGNTSQSLMQSHMQQQQQLQDQQQQQQQNLLQPTQTQSSQQAMMQPSSMQSTSLSNLQQNQQSTVQQPTQSVLHQRQQSVMRQQAPMLHQQQSSMLQQPILPAQQHQQQQQQQQLIAQQTNVANLPQNQLMGRQNPMPDVQQRLVGQQNNYNSLQQQQFNQQNNFQNMHQQQLGSQSNIAGVQQQQLSGSQQPGNSGLTSNQHPIHMLQQSKVPGQQQMLQGATTLLPSQGQQSQSQPAQQQMMSQSQSQPGQLQPPLGLQQQTNQLQREMQQRLQTSAPLLQQQNAMEQQKQLYQSQRAAPEASSNSTAQTGNANAADWQEEVYQKIKSMKEMYLSELNDLYQKIATKMQQHDSLPQRPQNEQIEKLKMFKMTLERIVLFLRLSKHEIQLSHKEKLLSVEKHISFFLSSNRPRKPASSPLQGQLPQSSMQLQQPQSLDGQTNPSMQPVQGSMAAMQENNLTNLQHNSLSGVWTISNSQQHMINTGQPGSSVDLGQGNSLNSLQQVATSSLQQNPVNSPQQVNISSLSSQSGSNPVQANFGSLQQNSNALQQSLPKQHEQQMLQNQQLLRQQYHQRQMQQQIFHRQQLIQLQQAKQQQTAQWPAHQMSQLHQMTDANDLKMRQQMGMKAGVLQQQQSVGQRVGSHHPQLKSGISSPQVHQALSPQVTQHPSPQIDQQNMLASLTKAGTPLQSASSPFVVPSPSTPLAPSPMPGDSEKVSAGLASHSISGNIMHQQATAASAPAQSLAIDTPGISASPLLAVFTPLDGTHANGSAADSGKSSVEQPSERLMKVVKNMSAKALNSSVSDISSVVCMIDRIAGSASGKVVVVSVLLLLVLLGSVLVLMD, from the exons atggaTGGGAATAATTGGGGGGGCCCACAGCAAGGTCAAGCCGGTCATGTTGCCGGAGCTCCGACCGGGGCTCCGACTGGAACTATGGATTCCGGTGAATGGCGAACTCAACTACTACCCGATTGTCGTCAAAGGGTTGTCAACAAgat AATGGAGACCTTAAAGAGGCATCTTCCTGTCTCTGGGCAAGAAGGCGTACAAGAACTCAAGAAAATTGCAATAAGGTTTGAAGAAAAGATATATAATGCTGCTACAAGTCAG CAAGATTATCTGCGGAAAATATCTTTAAAGATGCTGGCCATGGAGACAAAATCTCAGCCCAATGCTGCAAATGGTGGTCAGAGTGCCCCTGGCCCAG GATCCCACAGCATACAGTCCCAAGTTAACAGCCAAGCACAGCAACTTCCTGTACTGGCCAATCAAAATCAAACACGACAACCGCTGATGCAGCAAAACATTCAGAACAACATGGCATCAACTGGGCTGCAAAATTCTGCTAGTTTGACTCCCGCACTTCCTCCTGTGAGTAATTTGACGCAGGGTGCCATGCAAAATGTTAGGGGCCAGAATCCAAATTTGCAAACTATGCCAAATGTTGGTCAAACCTCAGTAGGAAGTGCCATTGGTCAAGGCATGCCTCACAATATGATTCCTAATTCTCAGAGGCAGATGCAGGGAAGACAACAACAGGTTCTTTCTCAACAGCAACAGCAGCAATCACAGACAACACAGCAATATCTTTACCAGCAGCAGCTGCAGCAGATGATGAAGCAGAAATTTCAGCCGGGAAACACATCACAGTCCTTGATGCAATCTCACATGCAGCAACAGCAGCAGCTGCAGGACCAGCAGCAACAACAGCAACAGAACCTTCTGCAGCCTACTCAGACACAATCTTCTCAGCAAGCTATGATGCAACCTTCTTCAATGCAATCAACTTCTTTGTCCAACCTTCAGCAAAATCAACAGTCTACCGTTCAACAGCCAACTCAATCTGTACTTCACCAACGGCAACAATCAGTTATGAGACAGCAGGCTCCCatgcttcatcaacaacaatcgTCAATGCTACAGCAACCAATTTTACCAGCGCAACAGCATCAACAACAGCAACAGCAACAGCAGCTGATTGCACAACAGACAAATGTTGCAAACCTCCCGCAGAACCAACTGATGGGCCGACAGAATCCGATGCCTGATGTGCAGCAGAGGCTAGTGGGCCAACAGAACAACTATAACAGTCTGCAGCAGCAGCAGTTTAATCAGCAAAACAACTTTCAAAATATGCATCAGCAGCAGTTGGGGTCTCAAAGTAATATTGCTGGGGTCCAGCAGCAACAGTTGTCTGGAAGTCAACAACCTGGTAACTCTGGCTTGACGTCTAATCAGCACCCTatccatatgttgcaacaatcaAAAGTTCCTGGACAACAACAAATGCTGCAGGGTGCTACAACCTTGTTACCAAGTCAAGGTCAACAATCGCAGTCGCAGCCAGCACAACAGCAAATGATGTCTCAGAGTCAATCACAACCAGGACAGTTACAACCACCTTTGGGTTTGCAGCAACAGACGAATCAATTGCAAAGGGAAATGCAACAGAGGCTTCAAACATCAGCTCCCTTGCTTCAACAGCAGAATGCAATGGAACAGCAGAAGCAGCTATATCAATCACAAAGAGCCGCACCAGAAGCCTCATCAA ATTCTACAGCTCAGACGGGAAATGCAAATGCAGCAGATTGGCAGGAGGAGGTTTACCAAAAG ATAAAGTCTATGAAGGAGATGTATTTGTCAGAGCTCAATGATCTATACCAGAAAATTGCTACTAAAATGCAGCAG CATGATTCTCTTCCTCAGCGTCCTCAAAACGAGCAAATTGAAAAGCTCAAGATGTTCAAGATGACACTGGAACGCATTGTGCTTTTCTTGCGGCTTAGCAAGCATGAAATTCAACTTTCTCACAAGGAGAAACTGCTTTCGGTTGAGAAGCACATAAGTTTCTTTCTTAGTTCCAATAGGCCGCGCAAGCCTGCTTCTTCTCCACTGCAGGGGCAACTTCCTCAGTCTTCCATGCAGCTTCAACAACCACAGTCTCTTGATGGTCAAACTAATCCATCAATGCAACCCGTACAGGGTTCCATGGCGGCAATGCAGGAGAACAATCTCACCAACTTGCAACATAATTCCTTGTCTGGCGTATGGACAATTTCCAACTCTCAGCAACATATGATAAATACAGGACAGCCTGGTTCCAGTGTGGATTTGGGACAGGGTAATTCATTGAACTCACTGCAGCAGGTGGCTACCAGCTCTTTACAACAGAATCCTGTTAACAGTCCTCAACAAGTTAACATAAGCTCATTAAGTTCACAAAGTGGATCGAACCCTGTGCAGGCAAACTTCGGTTCCCTACAGCAAAATTCAAACGCCTTGCAACAGTCGCTTCCTAAACAGCACGAGCAGCAAATGTTGCAGAATCAGCAGCTATTGAGACAGCAGTACCACCAGCGGCAGATGCAGCAGCAAATTTTTCATAGACAGCAGTTAATCCAACTGCAGCAAGCAAAGCAACAGCAGACTGCCCAATGGCCAGCCCACCAGATGTCGCAGCTTCACCAGATGACTGATGCTAATGACCTAAAGATGAGGCAGCAAATGGGAATGAAAGCAGGAGTTTTACAGCAACAGCAGTCAGTTGGCCAGCGTGTTGGATCTCATCATCCACAATTGAAGTCGGGAATATCTTCACCTCAAGTCCATCAGGCACTATCTCCTCAGGTTACCCAACATCCTTCTCCTCAAATTGACCAGCAAAATATGTTGGCATCTCTTACCAAAGCGGGGACTCCTCTCCAATCCGCAAGCTCACCATTTGTTGTCCCATCTCCTTCAACTCCCTTGGCTCCATCTCCAATGCCAGGGGATTCTGAAAAAGTTAGTGCTGGCCTTGCATCACATTCCATATCTGGAAATATAATGCATCAGCAAGCTACTGCTGCTTCTGCACCTGCCCAATCCCTTGCAATTGATACTCCTGGGATATCAGCCTCACCTTTGCTTGCAGTGTTTACTCCTCTAGATGGTACACATGCTAATGGCTCAGCTGCTGATTCTGGCAAGTCAAGTGTTGAACAACCATCGGAACGCTTGATGAAGGTG GTTAAAAACATGTCCGCCAAAGCATTGAATTCGTCTGTTAGTGACATCAGTTCGGTGGTCTGTATGATAGATCGAATAGCAGGATCTGCATCAGGAAAGGTTGTGGTAGTTTCGGTACTGCTACTTCTGGTATTGTTAGGTTCGGTTTTAGTTTTGATGGATTGA
- the LOC132614061 gene encoding mediator of RNA polymerase II transcription subunit 15a-like isoform X4 has translation MDGNNWGGPQQGQAGHVAGAPTGAPTGTMDSGEWRTQLLPDCRQRVVNKIMETLKRHLPVSGQEGVQELKKIAIRFEEKIYNAATSQQDYLRKISLKMLAMETKSQPNAANGGQSAPGPGSHSIQSQVNSQAQQLPVLANQNQTRQPLMQQNIQNNMASTGLQNSASLTPALPPVSNLTQGAMQNVRGQNPNLQTMPNVGQTSVGSAIGQGMPHNMIPNSQRQMQGRQQQVLSQQQQQQSQTTQQYLYQQQLQQMMKQKFQPGNTSQSLMQSHMQQQQQLQDQQQQQQQNLLQPTQTQSSQQAMMQPSSMQSTSLSNLQQNQQSTVQQPTQSVLHQRQQSVMRQQAPMLHQQQSSMLQQPILPAQQHQQQQQQQQLIAQQTNVANLPQNQLMGRQNPMPDVQQRLVGQQNNYNSLQQQQFNQQNNFQNMHQQQLGSQSNIAGVQQQQLSGSQQPGNSGLTSNQHPIHMLQQSKVPGQQQMLQGATTLLPSQGQQSQSQPAQQQMMSQSQSQPGQLQPPLGLQQQTNQLQREMQQRLQTSAPLLQQQNAMEQQKQLYQSQRAAPEASSTSLDSTAQTGNANAADWQEEVYQKIKSMKEMYLSELNDLYQKIATKMQQHDSLPQRPQNEQIEKLKMFKMTLERIVLFLRLSKHEIQLSHKEKLLSVEKHISFFLSSNRPRKPASSPLQGQLPQSSMQLQQPQSLDGQTNPSMQPVQGSMAAMQENNLTNLQHNSLSGVWTISNSQQHMINTGQPGSSVDLGQGNSLNSLQQANFGSLQQNSNALQQSLPKQHEQQMLQNQQLLRQQYHQRQMQQQIFHRQQLIQLQQAKQQQTAQWPAHQMSQLHQMTDANDLKMRQQMGMKAGVLQQQQSVGQRVGSHHPQLKSGISSPQVHQALSPQVTQHPSPQIDQQNMLASLTKAGTPLQSASSPFVVPSPSTPLAPSPMPGDSEKVSAGLASHSISGNIMHQQATAASAPAQSLAIDTPGISASPLLAVFTPLDGTHANGSAADSGKSSVEQPSERLMKVVKNMSAKALNSSVSDISSVVCMIDRIAGSASGKVVVVSVLLLLVLLGSVLVLMD, from the exons atggaTGGGAATAATTGGGGGGGCCCACAGCAAGGTCAAGCCGGTCATGTTGCCGGAGCTCCGACCGGGGCTCCGACTGGAACTATGGATTCCGGTGAATGGCGAACTCAACTACTACCCGATTGTCGTCAAAGGGTTGTCAACAAgat AATGGAGACCTTAAAGAGGCATCTTCCTGTCTCTGGGCAAGAAGGCGTACAAGAACTCAAGAAAATTGCAATAAGGTTTGAAGAAAAGATATATAATGCTGCTACAAGTCAG CAAGATTATCTGCGGAAAATATCTTTAAAGATGCTGGCCATGGAGACAAAATCTCAGCCCAATGCTGCAAATGGTGGTCAGAGTGCCCCTGGCCCAG GATCCCACAGCATACAGTCCCAAGTTAACAGCCAAGCACAGCAACTTCCTGTACTGGCCAATCAAAATCAAACACGACAACCGCTGATGCAGCAAAACATTCAGAACAACATGGCATCAACTGGGCTGCAAAATTCTGCTAGTTTGACTCCCGCACTTCCTCCTGTGAGTAATTTGACGCAGGGTGCCATGCAAAATGTTAGGGGCCAGAATCCAAATTTGCAAACTATGCCAAATGTTGGTCAAACCTCAGTAGGAAGTGCCATTGGTCAAGGCATGCCTCACAATATGATTCCTAATTCTCAGAGGCAGATGCAGGGAAGACAACAACAGGTTCTTTCTCAACAGCAACAGCAGCAATCACAGACAACACAGCAATATCTTTACCAGCAGCAGCTGCAGCAGATGATGAAGCAGAAATTTCAGCCGGGAAACACATCACAGTCCTTGATGCAATCTCACATGCAGCAACAGCAGCAGCTGCAGGACCAGCAGCAACAACAGCAACAGAACCTTCTGCAGCCTACTCAGACACAATCTTCTCAGCAAGCTATGATGCAACCTTCTTCAATGCAATCAACTTCTTTGTCCAACCTTCAGCAAAATCAACAGTCTACCGTTCAACAGCCAACTCAATCTGTACTTCACCAACGGCAACAATCAGTTATGAGACAGCAGGCTCCCatgcttcatcaacaacaatcgTCAATGCTACAGCAACCAATTTTACCAGCGCAACAGCATCAACAACAGCAACAGCAACAGCAGCTGATTGCACAACAGACAAATGTTGCAAACCTCCCGCAGAACCAACTGATGGGCCGACAGAATCCGATGCCTGATGTGCAGCAGAGGCTAGTGGGCCAACAGAACAACTATAACAGTCTGCAGCAGCAGCAGTTTAATCAGCAAAACAACTTTCAAAATATGCATCAGCAGCAGTTGGGGTCTCAAAGTAATATTGCTGGGGTCCAGCAGCAACAGTTGTCTGGAAGTCAACAACCTGGTAACTCTGGCTTGACGTCTAATCAGCACCCTatccatatgttgcaacaatcaAAAGTTCCTGGACAACAACAAATGCTGCAGGGTGCTACAACCTTGTTACCAAGTCAAGGTCAACAATCGCAGTCGCAGCCAGCACAACAGCAAATGATGTCTCAGAGTCAATCACAACCAGGACAGTTACAACCACCTTTGGGTTTGCAGCAACAGACGAATCAATTGCAAAGGGAAATGCAACAGAGGCTTCAAACATCAGCTCCCTTGCTTCAACAGCAGAATGCAATGGAACAGCAGAAGCAGCTATATCAATCACAAAGAGCCGCACCAGAAGCCTCATCAA CATCTTTAGATTCTACAGCTCAGACGGGAAATGCAAATGCAGCAGATTGGCAGGAGGAGGTTTACCAAAAG ATAAAGTCTATGAAGGAGATGTATTTGTCAGAGCTCAATGATCTATACCAGAAAATTGCTACTAAAATGCAGCAG CATGATTCTCTTCCTCAGCGTCCTCAAAACGAGCAAATTGAAAAGCTCAAGATGTTCAAGATGACACTGGAACGCATTGTGCTTTTCTTGCGGCTTAGCAAGCATGAAATTCAACTTTCTCACAAGGAGAAACTGCTTTCGGTTGAGAAGCACATAAGTTTCTTTCTTAGTTCCAATAGGCCGCGCAAGCCTGCTTCTTCTCCACTGCAGGGGCAACTTCCTCAGTCTTCCATGCAGCTTCAACAACCACAGTCTCTTGATGGTCAAACTAATCCATCAATGCAACCCGTACAGGGTTCCATGGCGGCAATGCAGGAGAACAATCTCACCAACTTGCAACATAATTCCTTGTCTGGCGTATGGACAATTTCCAACTCTCAGCAACATATGATAAATACAGGACAGCCTGGTTCCAGTGTGGATTTGGGACAGGGTAATTCATTGAACTCACTGCAGCAG GCAAACTTCGGTTCCCTACAGCAAAATTCAAACGCCTTGCAACAGTCGCTTCCTAAACAGCACGAGCAGCAAATGTTGCAGAATCAGCAGCTATTGAGACAGCAGTACCACCAGCGGCAGATGCAGCAGCAAATTTTTCATAGACAGCAGTTAATCCAACTGCAGCAAGCAAAGCAACAGCAGACTGCCCAATGGCCAGCCCACCAGATGTCGCAGCTTCACCAGATGACTGATGCTAATGACCTAAAGATGAGGCAGCAAATGGGAATGAAAGCAGGAGTTTTACAGCAACAGCAGTCAGTTGGCCAGCGTGTTGGATCTCATCATCCACAATTGAAGTCGGGAATATCTTCACCTCAAGTCCATCAGGCACTATCTCCTCAGGTTACCCAACATCCTTCTCCTCAAATTGACCAGCAAAATATGTTGGCATCTCTTACCAAAGCGGGGACTCCTCTCCAATCCGCAAGCTCACCATTTGTTGTCCCATCTCCTTCAACTCCCTTGGCTCCATCTCCAATGCCAGGGGATTCTGAAAAAGTTAGTGCTGGCCTTGCATCACATTCCATATCTGGAAATATAATGCATCAGCAAGCTACTGCTGCTTCTGCACCTGCCCAATCCCTTGCAATTGATACTCCTGGGATATCAGCCTCACCTTTGCTTGCAGTGTTTACTCCTCTAGATGGTACACATGCTAATGGCTCAGCTGCTGATTCTGGCAAGTCAAGTGTTGAACAACCATCGGAACGCTTGATGAAGGTG GTTAAAAACATGTCCGCCAAAGCATTGAATTCGTCTGTTAGTGACATCAGTTCGGTGGTCTGTATGATAGATCGAATAGCAGGATCTGCATCAGGAAAGGTTGTGGTAGTTTCGGTACTGCTACTTCTGGTATTGTTAGGTTCGGTTTTAGTTTTGATGGATTGA
- the LOC132614061 gene encoding mediator of RNA polymerase II transcription subunit 15a-like isoform X1, with protein sequence MDGNNWGGPQQGQAGHVAGAPTGAPTGTMDSGEWRTQLLPDCRQRVVNKIMETLKRHLPVSGQEGVQELKKIAIRFEEKIYNAATSQQDYLRKISLKMLAMETKSQPNAANGGQSAPGPGSHSIQSQVNSQAQQLPVLANQNQTRQPLMQQNIQNNMASTGLQNSASLTPALPPVSNLTQGAMQNVRGQNPNLQTMPNVGQTSVGSAIGQGMPHNMIPNSQRQMQGRQQQVLSQQQQQQSQTTQQYLYQQQLQQMMKQKFQPGNTSQSLMQSHMQQQQQLQDQQQQQQQNLLQPTQTQSSQQAMMQPSSMQSTSLSNLQQNQQSTVQQPTQSVLHQRQQSVMRQQAPMLHQQQSSMLQQPILPAQQHQQQQQQQQLIAQQTNVANLPQNQLMGRQNPMPDVQQRLVGQQNNYNSLQQQQFNQQNNFQNMHQQQLGSQSNIAGVQQQQLSGSQQPGNSGLTSNQHPIHMLQQSKVPGQQQMLQGATTLLPSQGQQSQSQPAQQQMMSQSQSQPGQLQPPLGLQQQTNQLQREMQQRLQTSAPLLQQQNAMEQQKQLYQSQRAAPEASSTSLDSTAQTGNANAADWQEEVYQKIKSMKEMYLSELNDLYQKIATKMQQHDSLPQRPQNEQIEKLKMFKMTLERIVLFLRLSKHEIQLSHKEKLLSVEKHISFFLSSNRPRKPASSPLQGQLPQSSMQLQQPQSLDGQTNPSMQPVQGSMAAMQENNLTNLQHNSLSGVWTISNSQQHMINTGQPGSSVDLGQGNSLNSLQQVATSSLQQNPVNSPQQVNISSLSSQSGSNPVQANFGSLQQNSNALQQSLPKQHEQQMLQNQQLLRQQYHQRQMQQQIFHRQQLIQLQQAKQQQTAQWPAHQMSQLHQMTDANDLKMRQQMGMKAGVLQQQQSVGQRVGSHHPQLKSGISSPQVHQALSPQVTQHPSPQIDQQNMLASLTKAGTPLQSASSPFVVPSPSTPLAPSPMPGDSEKVSAGLASHSISGNIMHQQATAASAPAQSLAIDTPGISASPLLAVFTPLDGTHANGSAADSGKSSVEQPSERLMKVVKNMSAKALNSSVSDISSVVCMIDRIAGSASGKVVVVSVLLLLVLLGSVLVLMD encoded by the exons atggaTGGGAATAATTGGGGGGGCCCACAGCAAGGTCAAGCCGGTCATGTTGCCGGAGCTCCGACCGGGGCTCCGACTGGAACTATGGATTCCGGTGAATGGCGAACTCAACTACTACCCGATTGTCGTCAAAGGGTTGTCAACAAgat AATGGAGACCTTAAAGAGGCATCTTCCTGTCTCTGGGCAAGAAGGCGTACAAGAACTCAAGAAAATTGCAATAAGGTTTGAAGAAAAGATATATAATGCTGCTACAAGTCAG CAAGATTATCTGCGGAAAATATCTTTAAAGATGCTGGCCATGGAGACAAAATCTCAGCCCAATGCTGCAAATGGTGGTCAGAGTGCCCCTGGCCCAG GATCCCACAGCATACAGTCCCAAGTTAACAGCCAAGCACAGCAACTTCCTGTACTGGCCAATCAAAATCAAACACGACAACCGCTGATGCAGCAAAACATTCAGAACAACATGGCATCAACTGGGCTGCAAAATTCTGCTAGTTTGACTCCCGCACTTCCTCCTGTGAGTAATTTGACGCAGGGTGCCATGCAAAATGTTAGGGGCCAGAATCCAAATTTGCAAACTATGCCAAATGTTGGTCAAACCTCAGTAGGAAGTGCCATTGGTCAAGGCATGCCTCACAATATGATTCCTAATTCTCAGAGGCAGATGCAGGGAAGACAACAACAGGTTCTTTCTCAACAGCAACAGCAGCAATCACAGACAACACAGCAATATCTTTACCAGCAGCAGCTGCAGCAGATGATGAAGCAGAAATTTCAGCCGGGAAACACATCACAGTCCTTGATGCAATCTCACATGCAGCAACAGCAGCAGCTGCAGGACCAGCAGCAACAACAGCAACAGAACCTTCTGCAGCCTACTCAGACACAATCTTCTCAGCAAGCTATGATGCAACCTTCTTCAATGCAATCAACTTCTTTGTCCAACCTTCAGCAAAATCAACAGTCTACCGTTCAACAGCCAACTCAATCTGTACTTCACCAACGGCAACAATCAGTTATGAGACAGCAGGCTCCCatgcttcatcaacaacaatcgTCAATGCTACAGCAACCAATTTTACCAGCGCAACAGCATCAACAACAGCAACAGCAACAGCAGCTGATTGCACAACAGACAAATGTTGCAAACCTCCCGCAGAACCAACTGATGGGCCGACAGAATCCGATGCCTGATGTGCAGCAGAGGCTAGTGGGCCAACAGAACAACTATAACAGTCTGCAGCAGCAGCAGTTTAATCAGCAAAACAACTTTCAAAATATGCATCAGCAGCAGTTGGGGTCTCAAAGTAATATTGCTGGGGTCCAGCAGCAACAGTTGTCTGGAAGTCAACAACCTGGTAACTCTGGCTTGACGTCTAATCAGCACCCTatccatatgttgcaacaatcaAAAGTTCCTGGACAACAACAAATGCTGCAGGGTGCTACAACCTTGTTACCAAGTCAAGGTCAACAATCGCAGTCGCAGCCAGCACAACAGCAAATGATGTCTCAGAGTCAATCACAACCAGGACAGTTACAACCACCTTTGGGTTTGCAGCAACAGACGAATCAATTGCAAAGGGAAATGCAACAGAGGCTTCAAACATCAGCTCCCTTGCTTCAACAGCAGAATGCAATGGAACAGCAGAAGCAGCTATATCAATCACAAAGAGCCGCACCAGAAGCCTCATCAA CATCTTTAGATTCTACAGCTCAGACGGGAAATGCAAATGCAGCAGATTGGCAGGAGGAGGTTTACCAAAAG ATAAAGTCTATGAAGGAGATGTATTTGTCAGAGCTCAATGATCTATACCAGAAAATTGCTACTAAAATGCAGCAG CATGATTCTCTTCCTCAGCGTCCTCAAAACGAGCAAATTGAAAAGCTCAAGATGTTCAAGATGACACTGGAACGCATTGTGCTTTTCTTGCGGCTTAGCAAGCATGAAATTCAACTTTCTCACAAGGAGAAACTGCTTTCGGTTGAGAAGCACATAAGTTTCTTTCTTAGTTCCAATAGGCCGCGCAAGCCTGCTTCTTCTCCACTGCAGGGGCAACTTCCTCAGTCTTCCATGCAGCTTCAACAACCACAGTCTCTTGATGGTCAAACTAATCCATCAATGCAACCCGTACAGGGTTCCATGGCGGCAATGCAGGAGAACAATCTCACCAACTTGCAACATAATTCCTTGTCTGGCGTATGGACAATTTCCAACTCTCAGCAACATATGATAAATACAGGACAGCCTGGTTCCAGTGTGGATTTGGGACAGGGTAATTCATTGAACTCACTGCAGCAGGTGGCTACCAGCTCTTTACAACAGAATCCTGTTAACAGTCCTCAACAAGTTAACATAAGCTCATTAAGTTCACAAAGTGGATCGAACCCTGTGCAGGCAAACTTCGGTTCCCTACAGCAAAATTCAAACGCCTTGCAACAGTCGCTTCCTAAACAGCACGAGCAGCAAATGTTGCAGAATCAGCAGCTATTGAGACAGCAGTACCACCAGCGGCAGATGCAGCAGCAAATTTTTCATAGACAGCAGTTAATCCAACTGCAGCAAGCAAAGCAACAGCAGACTGCCCAATGGCCAGCCCACCAGATGTCGCAGCTTCACCAGATGACTGATGCTAATGACCTAAAGATGAGGCAGCAAATGGGAATGAAAGCAGGAGTTTTACAGCAACAGCAGTCAGTTGGCCAGCGTGTTGGATCTCATCATCCACAATTGAAGTCGGGAATATCTTCACCTCAAGTCCATCAGGCACTATCTCCTCAGGTTACCCAACATCCTTCTCCTCAAATTGACCAGCAAAATATGTTGGCATCTCTTACCAAAGCGGGGACTCCTCTCCAATCCGCAAGCTCACCATTTGTTGTCCCATCTCCTTCAACTCCCTTGGCTCCATCTCCAATGCCAGGGGATTCTGAAAAAGTTAGTGCTGGCCTTGCATCACATTCCATATCTGGAAATATAATGCATCAGCAAGCTACTGCTGCTTCTGCACCTGCCCAATCCCTTGCAATTGATACTCCTGGGATATCAGCCTCACCTTTGCTTGCAGTGTTTACTCCTCTAGATGGTACACATGCTAATGGCTCAGCTGCTGATTCTGGCAAGTCAAGTGTTGAACAACCATCGGAACGCTTGATGAAGGTG GTTAAAAACATGTCCGCCAAAGCATTGAATTCGTCTGTTAGTGACATCAGTTCGGTGGTCTGTATGATAGATCGAATAGCAGGATCTGCATCAGGAAAGGTTGTGGTAGTTTCGGTACTGCTACTTCTGGTATTGTTAGGTTCGGTTTTAGTTTTGATGGATTGA